Proteins co-encoded in one Brassica oleracea var. oleracea cultivar TO1000 chromosome C4, BOL, whole genome shotgun sequence genomic window:
- the LOC106341179 gene encoding F-box/kelch-repeat protein At5g48980-like, with protein MSSTAIDSGQEPPSKKPAIEPTTNLPLPKELVLGCLARVSRSHYPILSLVSKIFRSLTSSPELYQTRSLLNRTENCLYVCLQFPNDPNLRWFTLYRKPDKALNNKKKKKKETSSGYVLGQVRIGHRLYAISDGPCSSNVFFLDCRTHAWVETPSLRFAHSLPECGGMMYLPGGSENPDSLKCVEVFNVKTQIWNPVPPEEKIFRLRDLQGRAYKNNDVVASRRSPVVVRLKDYTLHLVGSYTLCLIENTFYRYDASSSGKLVWWNRDTEPDVWRKPDVWRKVKGLEGLPKFTRYSNVYLVESGGKLVVFWDTCVPARGGFREKTIWCAEISLETGSGDGVWGKVEWFDAVLTVPKSYKFVYAIAATL; from the exons ATGTCGTCGACAGCCATCGATTCCGGTCAAGAGCCACCTTCGAAGAAGCCGGCGATAGAACCTACGACAAATCTGCCACTTCCAAAAGAGCTAGTATTGGGTTGCTTAGCCCGCGTCTCAAGATCGCACTACCCCATTCTCTCACTCGTCTCCAAGATCTTTCGTTCGCTCACTTCTTCACCGGAGCTTTACCAGACCCGATCTCTCTTAAACCGCACCGAGAACTGTCTCTATGTGTGCTTGCAGTTCCCCAATGACCCTAACCTCCGCTGGTTCACTCTCTATCGGAAACCCGACAAAGCGCTTAACAATAAGAAGAAAAAGAAAAAGGAGACTTCGAGTGGGTATGTTTTGGGTCAAGTTCGGATTGGTCATAGGCTCTACGCCATCAGCGATGGCCCCTGCTCTTCTAACGTCTTCTTCCTCGACTGTCGAACGCATGCGTGGGTCGAAACTCCAAGCCTGAGGTTTGCTCACTCCTTACCAGAGTGCGGTGGAATGATGTATTTACCAGGAGGCTCCGAGAACCCAGATTCTCTGAAATGTGTGGAAGTGTTTAACGTAAAGACACAAATTTGGAACCCCGTGCCTCCCGAGGAGAAGATATTCAGACTCAGAGATTTACAAGGAAGGGCTTACAAGAACAATGATGTAGTGGCGTCTCGTAGGTCGCCTGTGGTTGTAAGGCTAAAGGATTATACATTGCACTTGGTAGGATCTTATACTCTTTGTTTGATAGAGAATACATTTTATCGCTATGATGCATCGTCCAGTGGGAAGCTAGTTTG GTGGAACCGTGATACCGAACCAGATGTTTGGAGGAAACCAGATGTTTGGAGGAAAGTTAAAGGTTTGGAAGGACTGCCTAAGTTTACCCGCTATAGCAATGTTTATCTGGTTGAAAGTGGTGGTAAGTTGGTGGTGTTTTGGGATACGTGTGTGCCTGCACGTGGTGGGTTTAGGGAGAAGACGATTTGGTGTGCAGAGATCTCGTTGGAAACGGGCAGCGGTGATGGGGTTTGGGGAAAGGTAGAGTGGTTCGATGCTGTGCTTACAGTACCAAAGTCTTACAAATTCGTGTATGCTATTGCTGCTACCCTTTGA
- the LOC106339949 gene encoding UDP-glycosyltransferase 71C2-like encodes MEKQEAELIFIPFPIPGHLLATIELVKLILTHGRRRIHTITILHWGLPIFPPSDNDASLQTLAKTESRIRIVTLPELQNPPPMEFFLKAPEYYILEFVKKMVPSVRDAVSTVLSSSRDGSDTARVAGIVLDMFCVPLMDVGNEFHLPSYIFLTCNAGFLCLVKHVQERHRRVKSGFDRSSGEEENIVPGYVTSVPTKVLPLGLLTSEPYDTWVDMTERFHEAKGILVNSSKSIEPNAFSYFESIPVYDYPPVYPVGPILYSNDRSILDPLERDRVMTWLDKQPESSVVFLCFGSLMNLPATQIKEIAQALEIVGCKFLWSIRTDPKDYPSLSEILPDGFLNRVSGLGFVCGWAPQVEILAHKAIGGFLSHCGWNSILESLRFGVPIATWPMFAEQQLNAFTMVKELGLALEMRLDYLLADGEIVKADEIARAVRSLMEGEDVPRRILKEIAGAAKEAVMDGGSSFVAIDRFIDKVVVSAMDCSKSR; translated from the coding sequence ATGGAGAAGCAAGAAGCAGAACTCATCTTTATCCCTTTCCCGATCCCTGGACACCTTCTCGCCACTATCGAACTAGTAAAACTAATCCTCACCCACGGCCGTCGTCGGATCCACACCATCACCATCCTCCATTGGGGTTTACCTATCTTCCCTCCGTCTGACAACGACGCTTCCCTCCAGACCCTAGCCAAGACAGAGTCTCGCATCCGTATCGTTACCTTGCCCGAGCTCCAAAACCCTCCACCAATGGAGTTCTTCTTAAAAGCTCCCGAATATTACATTCTTGAATTCGTCAAGAAAATGGTTCCTTCGGTCAGAGACGCTGTCTCGACTGTCTTGTCTTCCTCTCGTGATGGTTCAGACACGGCTCGTGTCGCGGGTATTGTCCTCGACATGTTCTGCGTCCCTTTGATGGATGTCGGAAATGAGTTTCACCTCCCTTCTTACATTTTCCTCACTTGTAACGCCGGATTCTTGTGTTTGGTGAAACACGTTCAGGAGAGACACCGTCGCGTCAAATCGGGATTCGACCGGAGCTCCGGCGAAGAGGAGAATATTGTTCCTGGATACGTCACCTCTGTTCCCACGAAGGTTTTGCCACTTGGTCTGTTGACAAGCGAACCCTACGACACTTGGGTCGATATGACCGAAAGGTTTCATGAAGCTAAGGGCATTTTGGTGAATTCATCTAAATCTATCGAGCCTAACGCTTTTAGTTATTTCGAGAGTATACCCGTATATGATTACCCACCCGTTTACCCAGTGGGTCCGATTCTCTACTCCAACGATCGTTCGATTTTGGACCCATTGGAGCGAGATCGGGTCATGACGTGGCTCGACAAGCAACCCGAGTCATCGGTAGTGTTCCTCTGTTTCGGGAGCTTGATGAATCTCCCCGCAACTCAGATCAAGGAGATAGCTCAAGCTTTAGAGATCGTCGGCTGCAAATTCCTCTGGTCTATTCGAACAGACCCGAAGGATTATCCGAGCCTGAGCGAGATTTTACCGGACGGGTTTTTGAACCGGGTCTCCGGTCTGGGCTTTGTGTGTGGTTGGGCTCCCCAAGTTGAGATTTTGGCCCATAAAGCGATCGGAGGTTTCTTGTCTCACTGTGGTTGGAACTCAATACTCGAGAGCTTGCGTTTCGGCGTTCCAATCGCCACATGGCCGATGTTCGCGGAACAACAATTAAACGCGTTTACAATGGTGAAGGAGCTTGGTCTGGCGTTGGAGATGCGTTTGGATTATCTGTTAGCAGATGGAGAAATAGTGAAAGCTGATGAAATCGCTAGAGCCGTCCGATCTTTAATGGAGGGTGAGGATGTGCCTAGGAGGATACTGAAGGAGATAGCTGGAGCAGCAAAAGAGGCTGTGATGGACGGTGGATCTTCCTTTGTTGCAATTGATAGATTCATCGACAAGGTGGTGGTATCTGCTATGGACTGTTCCAAGTCTAGATAA